One Halosegnis longus DNA window includes the following coding sequences:
- a CDS encoding DUF2391 family protein — MVSSRRRFRLTDIAQQVVGGFLLAGPFVVTAEVWQLASEMSALQGALAVFLVFAIGYGALYKADSDRDPDREREVAGVPVRFVSLMLVSFGSVAILALVFDAPGTFFAEFGVEAGDQLAAGARAIAIGAIFSVVGAATADTVF; from the coding sequence ATGGTCAGTTCGCGCCGGCGGTTCCGACTCACCGATATCGCCCAGCAGGTTGTCGGCGGCTTCCTGCTCGCCGGCCCGTTCGTCGTCACGGCGGAGGTGTGGCAACTCGCCAGCGAGATGAGCGCGCTTCAGGGCGCGCTCGCGGTGTTTCTCGTCTTCGCCATCGGCTACGGCGCACTGTACAAGGCCGACAGCGACCGCGACCCCGACCGCGAGCGGGAGGTGGCCGGCGTTCCGGTTCGGTTCGTCTCGCTCATGCTCGTTTCGTTCGGCTCGGTCGCCATTCTTGCACTCGTGTTCGACGCGCCGGGGACGTTCTTCGCCGAGTTCGGCGTCGAGGCGGGTGACCAGCTCGCGGCCGGCGCGCGCGCCATCGCCATCGGCGCGATCTTCTCCGTCGTCGGGGCGGCGACGGCCGATACGGTCTTCTGA
- a CDS encoding class I SAM-dependent methyltransferase: MSVSDEFDAWAADGRDKGMEERHWHTAKHVLSRMPVEAGDTVLDLGTGSGYPLRALADTKDIGRGYGLDGAPEMARNAREYTREAGHDNIGFVVGDFGSLPFADDSIDHVVTMEAFYYSSDPRETLREVARVLRPGGTFHCAVNYYEENVHSHEWQENIAIDMTRWDASEYRAAFREAGLAVATQDNIADEEIEIPPAAHFPTDDWESREAMVERYRTYGTLLTVGVA; the protein is encoded by the coding sequence ATGAGCGTCAGCGACGAGTTCGATGCGTGGGCCGCCGACGGCCGGGACAAGGGAATGGAGGAGCGCCACTGGCACACCGCGAAACACGTCCTCTCGCGGATGCCCGTCGAGGCCGGCGACACCGTCCTCGACTTGGGGACGGGCAGCGGCTACCCGCTGCGCGCGCTCGCGGACACGAAGGATATCGGTCGCGGCTACGGACTCGACGGCGCGCCGGAGATGGCACGCAACGCCCGCGAGTACACCCGCGAGGCCGGCCACGACAACATCGGCTTCGTCGTCGGCGACTTCGGTTCGCTCCCCTTCGCCGACGACAGTATCGACCACGTCGTCACGATGGAGGCGTTCTACTACAGCAGCGACCCACGGGAAACGCTCCGGGAGGTCGCCCGCGTGCTCCGACCGGGCGGCACCTTCCACTGTGCCGTGAACTACTACGAGGAGAACGTCCACAGCCACGAGTGGCAGGAGAACATCGCTATCGACATGACACGCTGGGACGCGAGCGAGTACCGCGCGGCGTTCCGCGAGGCCGGCCTCGCCGTCGCCACGCAGGACAACATCGCCGACGAGGAGATCGAAATTCCACCCGCAGCCCACTTCCCGACCGACGACTGGGAGTCGCGCGAGGCGATGGTCGAACGGTATCGCACCTACGGCACCCTGCTCACCGTCGGCGTCGCCTGA
- a CDS encoding DUF1684 domain-containing protein: MSTNFDEQQWRAELEGHRDHKDDFFATERQSPIPEDQRDAFDGLSYFEPDPAYRVEANIDPIDSDDTITMETTVETEQEYERVARLTFELAGEERTLVAYSGVNQDGDSLFVPFRDKTTGQQTYGAGRYMEFEVDGEVTAADTVVLDFNLAYHPFCAYNDAFACPLPPEENWLDVPIEAGEKLPDA; the protein is encoded by the coding sequence ATGAGCACGAACTTCGACGAACAGCAGTGGCGAGCCGAACTCGAGGGGCACCGCGACCACAAAGACGACTTCTTCGCGACGGAGCGCCAGTCGCCGATACCGGAAGACCAGCGCGACGCCTTCGACGGGCTGTCCTACTTCGAGCCGGACCCGGCCTACCGCGTCGAGGCGAACATCGACCCCATCGACAGCGACGACACCATCACGATGGAGACGACCGTCGAGACCGAACAGGAATACGAGCGCGTCGCCCGGCTCACCTTCGAACTCGCCGGCGAGGAGCGAACGCTCGTCGCGTACAGCGGCGTGAATCAGGATGGCGACTCGCTGTTCGTTCCGTTCCGCGACAAGACGACCGGCCAGCAGACGTACGGGGCGGGCCGATACATGGAGTTCGAGGTCGACGGCGAGGTGACGGCCGCGGACACCGTCGTCTTGGATTTCAACCTCGCGTACCACCCCTTCTGCGCGTACAACGACGCGTTCGCGTGCCCGCTCCCCCCGGAGGAAAACTGGCTCGACGTGCCGATCGAGGCGGGCGAGAAGCTGCCGGACGCGTAG
- the pheS gene encoding phenylalanine--tRNA ligase subunit alpha → MQLPDAAVALLESASATDAKSIEQLATDTDEKPETLTGAAFDLEADGLVAIEERVEVSLELTDEGEQYRAHGLPELRLYRAAADAGAADDPVPMGQVVGASGLEGPEVDIALMNFARKGLGSIDSGELSVNADAEVDSDAERAALDAIADDDADGLDDDTVDRLVERGLVERREQTNRFVTLTDDGVTALMEGVETAATVGQLTPELLTSGEWEDVEFAEYNVEADAEPVTGGKTHILRQTAESVKDTLVGMGFQEMQGPHADADFWINDALFMPQDHPARTHWDRFTLDTDPMTDLPDDLVGRVEDAHRNGVGPDGEGYHSPWSREFAEEVALRGHTTSLSMRYLSGEEIGDLEPPQRFFSVEKVYRNDTLDATHLLEFFQIEGWVMAEDLSVRDLMGTFEEFYAQFGITDIEFKPHYNPYTEPSFELFGTHPTTGEIVEIGNSGIFREEVLSPLGVECDVMAWGLALERLLMLMYGFEDIRDVHGTLCDLDLLRNVEVLA, encoded by the coding sequence ATGCAGCTACCCGACGCCGCGGTCGCCCTGCTCGAATCCGCGAGCGCGACCGACGCCAAATCAATCGAACAGCTCGCCACCGACACCGACGAGAAACCCGAGACGCTCACCGGGGCCGCCTTCGACCTCGAAGCCGACGGGCTCGTCGCCATCGAGGAACGCGTCGAGGTGTCGCTCGAACTCACCGACGAGGGGGAACAGTACCGCGCGCACGGGCTCCCGGAGCTTCGACTCTACCGCGCCGCGGCCGACGCCGGCGCAGCAGACGACCCCGTCCCGATGGGACAGGTCGTCGGTGCCTCCGGACTCGAAGGCCCCGAAGTCGATATCGCTCTGATGAACTTCGCGCGCAAGGGGCTCGGCTCCATCGACTCGGGCGAACTGTCCGTGAACGCCGACGCAGAGGTCGATTCCGACGCCGAGCGCGCGGCGCTCGATGCTATCGCGGACGACGACGCCGACGGTCTCGACGACGACACCGTCGACCGACTCGTCGAGCGCGGACTCGTGGAACGGCGCGAGCAGACCAACCGGTTCGTCACGCTCACCGACGACGGCGTGACGGCGCTCATGGAAGGCGTCGAGACGGCAGCGACGGTCGGCCAGCTCACGCCGGAGCTGCTCACCTCCGGCGAGTGGGAGGACGTGGAGTTCGCCGAGTACAACGTCGAGGCCGACGCCGAACCCGTCACCGGCGGGAAGACGCACATCCTGCGACAGACAGCCGAGTCGGTGAAGGACACCCTCGTCGGGATGGGGTTCCAGGAGATGCAGGGGCCACACGCCGACGCCGACTTCTGGATCAACGACGCGCTGTTCATGCCCCAGGACCACCCCGCGCGCACCCACTGGGACCGGTTCACCCTCGACACCGACCCGATGACGGACCTCCCGGACGACCTCGTGGGTCGGGTGGAGGACGCCCACCGCAACGGCGTTGGTCCCGACGGCGAAGGGTATCACTCGCCGTGGTCGCGTGAGTTCGCCGAGGAGGTCGCGCTCCGGGGTCACACCACCTCGCTGTCGATGCGGTATCTCTCGGGCGAGGAAATCGGCGACCTCGAGCCGCCACAGCGGTTCTTCTCCGTCGAGAAGGTGTATCGCAACGACACCCTCGACGCGACGCATCTGCTGGAGTTCTTCCAAATCGAGGGGTGGGTGATGGCCGAAGACCTCTCCGTGCGCGATTTGATGGGCACCTTCGAGGAGTTCTACGCCCAGTTCGGGATTACGGACATCGAGTTCAAGCCCCACTACAATCCGTACACGGAACCGAGCTTCGAGCTGTTCGGTACCCATCCGACGACGGGTGAAATCGTCGAAATCGGGAACTCGGGTATCTTCCGCGAGGAGGTGCTCTCGCCGCTGGGCGTCGAGTGTGACGTGATGGCGTGGGGACTCGCGCTCGAACGACTCCTGATGCTCATGTACGGGTTCGAGGATATCCGCGACGTACACGGGACCTTGTGTGACCTCGACCTGCTGCGGAACGTGGAGGTGCTCGCGTAA
- the pheT gene encoding phenylalanine--tRNA ligase subunit beta: MPVVEIDPDELRELAGHDKSDEELQSDLFGLGLEFEGETEDGEFQLEFAPDRLDRLSVEGIARSLRYQYGDVRGVYVPSTNDAEWRVEVEDVPEDRPYVTAAVVRGVDMTEGKLESLIQLQEKLHATMGRKRAKGAIGVHDLAMVKGGAFEGDDRGKTITYTGIDPDGDSFVPLDADTEMTPADVLEDHPVGETYADLVAEYESYPAIYDDIGLFSFPPVINGKRTEVDEGSRDLLVEMTGTDQWTIDRMLAIVCYALDARGGRIEEVDIAYPDRETVRPDLQTRTKSVAHDRIESTLGIDLAVEETIDLFERSGLGVEHDDGSYEVEIPPYRTDVLHPMDLVDDVGRAYGFNDLEPRYPDVSTVGGRHDRSKLERAARETLVGLGFEDLLNFHMISERENYERMGVDPGSDAFGGQRPVHIEGPYSEDYTMLRTWALPSLAMVLENNTHRAYPQDIAEVGFAAARDDAESSGVAERRTVAGALARADSSYEDAKARLQTIARNFGVELETPATTHPSFIDGRAASVVIDGEPVGVVGELHPRVLVEHDLEVPVTAFEFDLTALR; the protein is encoded by the coding sequence ATGCCCGTCGTCGAAATCGACCCCGACGAGCTACGAGAGTTGGCGGGCCACGACAAGTCGGACGAGGAGCTGCAATCGGACCTGTTCGGACTCGGCCTGGAGTTCGAAGGCGAAACCGAAGACGGGGAGTTCCAGTTGGAGTTCGCTCCCGACCGCCTCGACCGGCTCTCCGTCGAGGGTATCGCGCGGTCGCTCCGCTACCAGTACGGCGACGTGCGCGGCGTCTACGTCCCCTCGACGAACGACGCCGAGTGGCGCGTCGAGGTGGAGGACGTGCCAGAGGACCGACCGTACGTGACCGCCGCGGTCGTCCGCGGCGTCGACATGACGGAGGGGAAACTGGAGTCGCTCATCCAGCTACAGGAGAAACTCCACGCGACGATGGGGCGCAAGCGCGCGAAGGGCGCAATCGGCGTCCACGACCTCGCGATGGTGAAAGGCGGAGCCTTCGAGGGTGACGACCGCGGGAAGACCATCACCTATACTGGTATCGACCCGGACGGCGACAGTTTCGTGCCGCTCGATGCCGACACGGAGATGACGCCCGCAGACGTGCTCGAGGACCACCCCGTCGGCGAGACGTACGCCGACCTCGTCGCAGAGTACGAGAGCTACCCGGCGATTTACGACGATATCGGGCTGTTCTCGTTCCCGCCGGTCATCAACGGAAAGCGGACGGAGGTCGACGAGGGGTCGCGCGACCTCCTCGTCGAGATGACGGGCACCGACCAGTGGACCATCGACCGGATGCTCGCCATCGTCTGTTACGCGCTCGACGCCCGCGGCGGCCGCATCGAGGAGGTCGACATCGCCTACCCGGACCGCGAGACGGTTCGCCCGGACCTCCAGACGCGGACGAAGTCGGTCGCACACGACCGCATCGAGTCGACGCTGGGTATCGACCTCGCGGTCGAGGAGACCATCGACCTGTTCGAGCGGTCGGGACTCGGCGTCGAACACGACGACGGGAGCTACGAGGTGGAGATTCCGCCCTACCGGACGGACGTGCTCCACCCGATGGACCTGGTGGACGACGTGGGTCGCGCCTACGGCTTCAACGACCTCGAACCGCGGTATCCCGACGTGTCGACGGTCGGGGGCCGCCACGACCGCTCGAAGTTGGAGCGGGCCGCCCGCGAGACGCTCGTCGGACTCGGCTTCGAGGACCTGTTGAACTTCCACATGATCTCCGAGCGGGAGAACTACGAGCGGATGGGCGTCGACCCCGGAAGTGACGCCTTCGGCGGGCAACGTCCGGTCCACATTGAGGGACCGTACAGCGAGGACTACACGATGCTCCGGACGTGGGCGCTCCCGTCGCTCGCGATGGTCCTAGAGAACAACACCCACCGGGCGTATCCGCAGGACATCGCCGAGGTCGGCTTCGCGGCCGCGCGCGACGACGCGGAATCGAGCGGCGTCGCGGAACGGCGCACGGTCGCGGGCGCGCTCGCACGCGCGGACTCGTCGTACGAGGACGCGAAGGCACGACTCCAGACGATCGCTCGAAACTTCGGCGTCGAGCTGGAGACGCCGGCGACGACACACCCCTCCTTTATCGACGGCCGCGCGGCGTCGGTCGTCATCGACGGGGAGCCGGTCGGGGTCGTGGGCGAACTCCACCCCCGCGTGCTCGTCGAACACGACCTCGAAGTGCCGGTCACGGCCTTCGAGTTCGACCTCACGGCGCTCCGTTAA
- a CDS encoding quinone-dependent dihydroorotate dehydrogenase, which produces MNLYDLVKPALFALPAETAHRLGHAVLEYGQETRLVDPVADRLTVTDSRLEVEAFDQTFPNPVGVAAGFDKNAEIPPALAALGFGHLEVGGVTAERQPGNSRPRMFRLREDRAIVNRMGFNNHGADTIGPRLADTDVDVPVGVNIGKSKSTPLAEAADDYLYSFERTRAGGDYFVVNVSSPNTPGLRELQDRDPLEEILSTLQDAGASPLLLKLSPDLAPEAVESALDVVNDLGLDGVVATNTSVRRPASLESPKSVQEGGLSGAPIEGEATEMIRFVAERTDVPVVGVGGIADAEGAYEKIRAGASVVQLYTALVYEGPTVARDINQGLLDLLERDGFDSIEDAVGADLA; this is translated from the coding sequence GTGAACCTCTACGACCTCGTGAAGCCGGCGCTGTTCGCGCTCCCGGCCGAGACCGCCCACCGGCTCGGTCACGCCGTCCTCGAATACGGACAGGAGACGCGGCTCGTCGACCCCGTCGCGGACCGGCTCACCGTCACCGACTCGCGGCTCGAAGTCGAGGCGTTCGACCAGACCTTCCCGAACCCGGTGGGCGTCGCGGCGGGCTTCGATAAGAACGCCGAGATTCCGCCCGCTCTCGCCGCGCTCGGCTTCGGCCACCTCGAGGTCGGCGGCGTCACCGCCGAACGGCAGCCGGGAAACTCCAGACCCCGAATGTTCCGACTCCGCGAGGACCGCGCCATCGTCAACCGCATGGGCTTCAACAACCACGGCGCGGACACCATCGGCCCGCGGCTCGCCGACACCGACGTGGATGTTCCGGTCGGCGTCAACATCGGGAAGTCGAAGTCCACGCCGTTGGCGGAGGCGGCCGACGATTACCTCTACTCCTTCGAGCGCACGCGCGCGGGCGGCGACTACTTCGTGGTGAACGTCTCTTCCCCGAACACGCCCGGACTCCGCGAGCTACAGGACCGCGACCCGCTCGAGGAGATTCTCTCCACCCTCCAGGATGCCGGGGCCTCTCCCCTGCTCCTCAAGCTCTCGCCCGACCTCGCCCCCGAGGCCGTCGAGTCGGCACTCGACGTGGTGAACGACCTCGGCCTGGACGGCGTCGTCGCGACGAACACGAGCGTTCGCCGCCCCGCGTCGCTCGAATCGCCGAAGTCGGTACAGGAAGGCGGGCTTTCCGGTGCACCGATCGAGGGCGAAGCCACGGAGATGATACGGTTCGTCGCGGAACGGACCGACGTGCCCGTCGTCGGCGTCGGCGGTATCGCCGACGCGGAAGGAGCCTACGAGAAGATTCGCGCGGGCGCGAGCGTGGTCCAACTGTACACCGCCCTCGTCTACGAGGGACCGACGGTCGCGCGCGACATCAATCAGGGGCTGCTCGACCTGTTGGAGCGTGACGGTTTCGATTCTATCGAGGACGCGGTCGGCGCTGACCTCGCTTAA
- a CDS encoding non-histone chromosomal MC1 family protein, producing MEVTTMADDKRNFALRESSGEESSVFSGRTPRQAALKAARRLTPASSEDAADRTELRLREKGTTKVHIYEGWAWEENAPDDKPDWMPDDITEANVSKQGIEHLDEI from the coding sequence ATGGAGGTAACAACTATGGCAGACGACAAGCGGAACTTCGCACTGCGCGAGTCGAGCGGCGAGGAAAGTAGTGTCTTCTCCGGACGCACCCCGCGACAGGCTGCCCTCAAGGCTGCCCGTCGGCTCACGCCGGCCAGCAGCGAGGACGCGGCCGACCGCACGGAGCTGCGGCTGCGCGAGAAGGGAACGACCAAGGTACACATCTACGAGGGCTGGGCCTGGGAGGAGAACGCTCCCGATGATAAGCCCGACTGGATGCCCGACGATATCACGGAGGCGAACGTCTCCAAGCAGGGTATCGAGCATCTCGACGAGATCTAG
- a CDS encoding MBL fold metallo-hydrolase: MQLDFLGGAREVGRSAVLVDETLLLDYGAKPTTPPSWPLNCTPEAVVVSHGHLDHVGGVPALLSGDAPPSIHWTPPTHELARLLARDTLKLHGGTPRCPFTDNDVARLGEQSVEHSYREPFTVAGYEITLYDAGHIPGSAHVLVDDGETRLLYTADFHTDDQRLVSGTSARPDADVVICESTYSDVAHDRRDSVEQRFVQSLRETTVRGGTVVVPAFAIGRTQEVLLVCNAHGLDTYVDGMGVEVLDMLTRHPAYVRDVDALRGARTNARVVTGRDGQRRRIADEQTVIVTTSGMLNGGPAMTYVPAIADSPLNLVAFSGYQVEGTPGRELLERGSAHIDGRQLRASARREFFDFSAHADHDGLRSFLSSYEDSTVLVNHGDRCVAFAAELREDGYAARAPELGATIQL; the protein is encoded by the coding sequence ATGCAACTCGACTTCCTCGGTGGCGCACGGGAGGTCGGCCGGAGTGCGGTCCTCGTCGACGAGACGCTGTTGCTCGACTACGGAGCGAAGCCGACGACGCCACCGTCGTGGCCCCTCAACTGCACGCCGGAGGCGGTCGTCGTCTCGCACGGCCATCTCGACCACGTCGGCGGTGTGCCCGCGCTGCTCTCAGGTGATGCTCCGCCCTCAATTCACTGGACACCGCCGACGCACGAACTGGCCCGACTGCTTGCACGTGACACGCTCAAGCTCCACGGCGGGACGCCGCGGTGTCCGTTCACGGACAACGACGTTGCGCGACTCGGTGAGCAGTCCGTCGAACACAGCTATCGAGAGCCGTTCACCGTTGCGGGCTACGAAATCACCCTCTACGACGCGGGGCATATCCCGGGGAGTGCCCACGTCCTCGTCGACGACGGCGAGACGCGACTCCTGTACACCGCCGACTTCCACACCGACGACCAGCGGCTCGTCTCCGGAACCAGCGCACGTCCGGACGCGGACGTGGTGATCTGTGAATCGACGTACTCCGACGTGGCCCACGACCGACGCGACTCGGTCGAACAGCGGTTCGTCCAGTCGCTCCGCGAGACCACCGTCCGCGGGGGGACGGTCGTCGTCCCCGCCTTCGCCATCGGGCGCACTCAGGAAGTTCTGCTCGTGTGTAACGCACACGGTCTCGACACCTACGTCGACGGGATGGGTGTCGAGGTGTTAGATATGCTCACCCGTCATCCGGCGTACGTCCGAGACGTGGATGCGCTCCGCGGTGCACGAACCAATGCTCGGGTGGTGACGGGCCGTGACGGACAGCGCCGCCGTATCGCGGACGAACAGACGGTGATTGTCACGACGAGCGGGATGCTCAACGGCGGGCCGGCGATGACGTACGTGCCCGCAATCGCGGACTCGCCGCTGAATCTGGTCGCGTTCTCCGGGTATCAGGTCGAGGGAACGCCCGGCCGTGAGCTGTTGGAACGTGGAAGCGCCCACATCGACGGGCGACAGCTCCGCGCGTCCGCCCGCCGGGAGTTCTTCGACTTCTCGGCACACGCCGACCACGACGGACTTCGCTCGTTCCTGTCGAGCTACGAGGACAGCACCGTTCTCGTGAACCACGGCGATCGGTGTGTGGCTTTCGCGGCGGAACTACGCGAGGACGGCTACGCGGCGCGCGCGCCCGAACTCGGCGCGACGATACAGCTATAG